From Cellvibrio zantedeschiae, the proteins below share one genomic window:
- the galK gene encoding galactokinase produces MSVLNKEQLSEFYSAAFGQAPELIVQAPGRVNLIGEHTDYNDGFVLPAAINYSTWIAASARNDRELHVVARDFESQGVVINLDEPMQQDPAASWSDYVRGVIQELKKKGYRLKGGNLLISGNVPAGAGLSSSASLEVAVVRALTELSDESIDPTDAALVGQAAENNFVGCNCGIMDQLISARGQESSALLIDCQDLSTRSVSIPRDWEILIVHSGVKRGLVDSEYNQRRAQCEAAAAFFGQQSLRGVGLEQFVAAEGKLDDLSFRRARHVLTENERTLLAAEALSSGDMTTLARVMAESHISMRDDFNVTTPAIDRLVEILQAAGEGKAGARMTGGGFGGCVVSIAPAAVIPKLMQAVEQLYQLDTGCVPTLIPAKASNGAFAI; encoded by the coding sequence GTGAGCGTATTAAATAAAGAACAGCTCAGTGAATTTTATTCGGCCGCCTTTGGCCAAGCGCCTGAATTGATTGTTCAGGCACCCGGAAGAGTAAACCTGATTGGAGAGCACACAGACTATAACGATGGTTTTGTCTTGCCAGCAGCTATTAATTACAGCACCTGGATCGCCGCGTCTGCTCGCAATGATCGTGAATTGCATGTTGTCGCACGCGATTTTGAGTCGCAAGGCGTCGTCATTAATTTGGATGAACCGATGCAACAAGATCCTGCTGCGTCCTGGTCTGATTATGTGCGCGGTGTGATTCAGGAATTGAAGAAAAAAGGTTATCGCCTTAAGGGCGGCAATTTATTGATATCCGGTAACGTACCTGCGGGCGCAGGTCTGAGTAGTTCGGCTTCGTTGGAAGTTGCGGTCGTGCGAGCGCTCACTGAATTGAGCGATGAATCTATCGACCCCACAGATGCCGCGCTGGTTGGCCAAGCTGCCGAGAACAACTTTGTAGGCTGTAACTGCGGCATTATGGATCAACTGATTTCAGCCCGCGGCCAGGAAAGTAGTGCGCTTTTAATTGACTGCCAGGATTTATCAACACGCAGTGTTTCTATCCCGCGCGACTGGGAAATTCTTATAGTACATAGCGGCGTAAAACGCGGTTTGGTTGATAGCGAATACAATCAGCGCCGCGCCCAGTGTGAAGCAGCGGCAGCCTTTTTTGGACAGCAAAGCTTGCGCGGGGTTGGTTTGGAGCAATTTGTAGCTGCGGAAGGTAAATTGGACGATTTAAGTTTTCGTCGCGCACGCCATGTGCTCACCGAAAATGAACGTACCTTATTAGCGGCTGAAGCCTTGAGTTCAGGCGATATGACAACCCTGGCGCGGGTGATGGCTGAATCGCATATTTCCATGCGCGATGACTTTAACGTGACTACGCCAGCAATTGATCGATTGGTGGAAATACTGCAAGCAGCCGGGGAAGGTAAAGCGGGAGCTCGCATGACCGGGGGCGGGTTTGGCGGTTGTGTGGTGTCCATTGCGCCAGCAGCGGTTATCCCGAAACTAATGCAAGCAGTGGAGCAACTTTATCAGCTTGATACAGGTTGCGTACCGACTTTGATTCCGGCAAAAGCCAGCAACGGCGCATTTGCTATCTAG
- a CDS encoding UDP-glucose--hexose-1-phosphate uridylyltransferase, giving the protein MNPEEFSVNEHTHRRFNPLTGEWLLISPHRTKRPWQGQQEPNQWPESAAHDPNCYLCPGNTRVGGELNPVYKTTFVFTNDFAALMPEVPAAPESVDPLFQIKAEHGTSRVICFLPDHSKTLPLLNDEEILAVIKTWMNESADLGKDYPSVQIFENKGAVMGCSNPHPHGQIWAQTQLPTLVQKEDDNQRAFHSKEGKSLLLDYAHKEIAAAERVVVQNEDWLVVVPFWAAWPFETLLLPKHARARITELTETEQVSLGQILRDITARYDNLFECSFPYSMGWHGAPFNAQDSSAWQLHAHFYPPLLRSASVRKFMVGYEMLGEPQRDLSPEQAAERLRQQSPVHFRMR; this is encoded by the coding sequence ATGAATCCAGAAGAGTTTTCGGTCAACGAACATACCCATCGCCGCTTTAATCCTTTGACGGGTGAGTGGTTGCTTATTTCGCCACACAGAACCAAGCGCCCATGGCAAGGCCAGCAAGAGCCTAACCAGTGGCCAGAAAGTGCGGCTCATGATCCTAACTGCTATTTGTGCCCCGGCAATACGCGCGTGGGCGGTGAGCTGAACCCTGTTTATAAAACAACTTTTGTGTTTACCAATGATTTTGCCGCGCTTATGCCAGAAGTACCGGCTGCGCCTGAATCTGTCGATCCTTTGTTCCAGATTAAAGCTGAACACGGCACCAGCCGCGTGATCTGCTTTTTGCCCGATCACAGCAAAACCTTGCCTCTCTTAAATGACGAAGAGATTTTGGCGGTTATTAAAACCTGGATGAACGAGTCGGCTGATCTAGGCAAAGACTATCCATCGGTACAAATTTTTGAAAACAAAGGTGCAGTGATGGGGTGCTCCAATCCCCATCCGCATGGTCAAATCTGGGCGCAAACCCAACTGCCTACACTGGTACAGAAAGAAGATGACAACCAGCGCGCCTTTCACTCAAAAGAAGGCAAATCGCTGCTTCTGGATTATGCCCATAAAGAAATAGCCGCTGCGGAGCGGGTAGTAGTGCAAAACGAAGATTGGCTTGTTGTAGTTCCTTTTTGGGCTGCCTGGCCGTTTGAAACCTTGTTGCTTCCCAAGCATGCGCGAGCGCGTATCACCGAGTTAACTGAAACCGAACAAGTGAGTTTGGGGCAGATTTTGCGTGATATAACAGCGCGTTACGACAATTTGTTCGAGTGTTCCTTTCCTTATTCTATGGGATGGCATGGCGCTCCTTTCAATGCCCAGGATTCAAGCGCCTGGCAGCTCCACGCACATTTTTATCCTCCGTTATTGCGCAGCGCGAGTGTGCGCAAATTTATGGTGGGTTATGAAATGTTGGGTGAACCCCAACGCGATTTATCACCCGAGCAAGCCGCAGAACGCTTGCGTCAACAAAGTCCTGTCCATTTTCGTATGAGGTAA
- a CDS encoding diacylglycerol kinase — translation MSKPGKTGIARIIDAFGYSMKGFAATWKFEAAFRQEVVLGLILTPVAFWLATTHIELILLLSSIFWVWMAELANSSVEAVVDRTGSERHELSGRAKDIGSALVFTSLILLAVVWGIVAAHRFFP, via the coding sequence ATGAGTAAACCTGGTAAAACCGGAATCGCCCGTATCATTGATGCGTTTGGTTATTCGATGAAGGGCTTTGCAGCTACCTGGAAATTTGAGGCTGCGTTCAGGCAGGAGGTGGTGTTGGGTTTAATCCTTACCCCCGTGGCTTTTTGGTTGGCGACCACCCATATTGAATTGATCTTGTTACTTTCCAGTATTTTCTGGGTGTGGATGGCGGAATTGGCGAATTCATCTGTAGAAGCCGTGGTGGATCGGACAGGCTCTGAACGTCACGAACTCTCAGGGCGCGCCAAAGATATTGGCTCTGCCTTAGTGTTTACCAGTCTCATATTGTTAGCGGTAGTTTGGGGTATTGTCGCCGCACACCGTTTCTTTCCCTAG
- a CDS encoding MJ1255/VC2487 family glycosyltransferase has product MKILYGVQGTGNGHVTRARIMAKAFAAKGVQVDWVFSGRPREDFFDMQAFGDFQSYRGLTFAVKSGRILYLKTALQANLMQLNDDIKKVNVEGYDLIINDFEPVSAHAAKRAGKKVIGISHQNAFLHKIPKKNNNLVTDWFMQNFAPVTQAIGLHWHHFNQPILPPLIEPSHYPNESLHKHYLVYLPFAGLDDILPQLRKFPDYEFFVYQNVPQATDDGHIHIRPFSREGFQKDLHRCEGVICSAGFELPSEAIQLGKKLLVQPVAGQMEQASNALALTQLGYGSSTNLLNEAAIGRWLPLMKPNPIIYPDVANKLVDWLLKTGGENFEELQQSLWRDMPAPNEIFSKTAHAK; this is encoded by the coding sequence ATGAAAATACTTTATGGTGTTCAAGGAACAGGAAACGGTCACGTTACGCGCGCGCGCATTATGGCCAAAGCGTTTGCTGCAAAAGGCGTACAGGTTGATTGGGTGTTTTCTGGTCGTCCCCGTGAAGATTTTTTTGATATGCAAGCCTTTGGTGATTTTCAATCCTACCGTGGTTTAACCTTCGCAGTTAAAAGCGGACGTATTCTCTATTTAAAAACAGCCTTGCAAGCTAATTTAATGCAGCTTAACGATGATATTAAAAAAGTGAATGTTGAAGGTTACGATCTCATCATTAATGATTTCGAACCTGTGTCTGCCCATGCCGCAAAACGCGCAGGCAAAAAAGTGATTGGAATCTCGCACCAAAATGCTTTCCTGCACAAAATTCCCAAGAAAAATAACAACCTGGTCACCGATTGGTTTATGCAAAATTTTGCACCTGTGACCCAAGCTATTGGCTTGCATTGGCACCACTTCAACCAACCCATTTTGCCACCCTTAATTGAACCTTCGCACTATCCTAACGAATCACTGCACAAACATTATTTGGTTTATTTACCTTTTGCTGGGCTCGACGATATTTTGCCGCAGTTGCGTAAATTTCCCGATTACGAATTTTTTGTTTACCAGAATGTTCCCCAGGCAACGGATGATGGACACATTCATATTCGCCCCTTTTCACGCGAAGGCTTTCAAAAAGATTTGCACCGCTGTGAGGGAGTTATATGCAGCGCAGGTTTTGAATTACCGAGCGAAGCAATTCAACTCGGAAAAAAACTTCTTGTACAACCTGTAGCAGGACAAATGGAACAAGCTTCTAACGCCCTCGCACTTACGCAACTGGGTTATGGTTCTTCCACCAATTTATTAAACGAAGCTGCGATTGGTCGTTGGTTGCCGCTCATGAAACCTAATCCAATTATTTATCCGGATGTTGCAAATAAATTAGTGGATTGGTTACTAAAGACCGGCGGAGAAAATTTTGAAGAATTGCAGCAATCGTTATGGCGCGACATGCCTGCCCCCAACGAAATATTTTCAAAGACGGCGCACGCAAAATAA